From Lysinibacillus sp. SGAir0095, the proteins below share one genomic window:
- a CDS encoding DapH/DapD/GlmU-related protein — protein sequence MIPVKEILDFLNSANLPYAYIGDEDLSINSYASLEKTDRNKISWIKDETKIGAVYEKDISESLIVVGRFDTSSLVNGNLILCENPKQVFFTILDAFFNNKSKSAYTSPTSIVETTHIGRNVRIGHSCYIGPEVVIGDNVEIKHHVSIEGKVTIGKNTTINSGVVMGADGFGYFQDLEGTNVKVPHFGGIVIGEKVEIGANTCINRGTLDDTKIGNNVKINNLCHIGHNVIVEENVLLGALSSISGSVRVKRNVYIAPAVTILNQLSIGENSFIGAGSVVVKDVEDHVVVVGVPGKITKRLEVEH from the coding sequence TTGATTCCTGTAAAAGAGATACTCGATTTCTTGAATTCTGCTAATTTGCCTTACGCATATATTGGCGATGAAGATCTTTCCATCAACAGCTACGCGTCACTTGAGAAAACGGATCGAAACAAAATCTCCTGGATTAAAGATGAAACAAAAATTGGCGCTGTTTACGAAAAGGATATTAGTGAATCATTAATCGTAGTCGGAAGATTTGATACAAGCAGTCTAGTAAACGGGAATCTCATCCTATGCGAGAATCCAAAACAAGTGTTTTTTACCATACTGGATGCTTTTTTCAACAACAAATCAAAGTCAGCATATACTAGTCCCACATCGATTGTGGAAACAACGCACATCGGTCGGAACGTCAGAATCGGTCACTCCTGCTATATCGGTCCTGAAGTGGTAATAGGCGATAACGTAGAAATCAAACATCATGTCTCCATTGAAGGAAAAGTAACCATCGGAAAAAATACTACCATCAATTCAGGGGTAGTGATGGGGGCGGATGGTTTCGGATACTTTCAAGATTTAGAGGGAACAAATGTAAAGGTACCGCATTTCGGTGGGATTGTGATTGGAGAAAAAGTTGAAATAGGTGCGAATACTTGTATTAACAGAGGCACATTGGATGATACGAAAATAGGAAATAATGTTAAGATTAATAACCTTTGTCATATCGGACATAATGTCATCGTAGAGGAGAATGTGTTGCTCGGCGCATTATCAAGTATTTCTGGAAGTGTCCGAGTAAAGAGAAATGTCTATATTGCTCCTGCTGTAACGATTCTCAACCAGCTTTCAATTGGGGAAAATAGTTTTATCGGGGCAGGTTCTGTCGTCGTAAAAGATGTGGAAGATCATGTCGTTGTTGTGGGGGTTCCTGGGAAAATAACAAAAAGACTCGAGGTTGAGCATTGA
- a CDS encoding Gfo/Idh/MocA family protein: protein MTNLKYAIIGCGRISPNHIAAAVDNQLDIVALCDLEEQKMDDIMSNFHLPNSVQKYVDYKEMLAYEKLDLVAICTESGKHGQIALDCLDAGVNLIIEKPIALSLEEADQIIELARANNLKVSACHQNRFNKSVQKMREAVVDGRFGKLLHGTAHIRWNRGEGYYKQASWRGTWEQDGGALMNQCIHNIDLLRWMMGDEIVEVIGMTDNLLHDYIEGEDLGMALIRFANGSYGIIEGTTNIYPQNLEEALYIFGEQGTAKLGGKSVNLIEEWLFADHLDASEEVKTAYSEDPPTVYGFGHTPLYTDVVHAIEYDLEPYVTAEDGRRALELVLAIYKSSSEKRSVQLPLDSVCTIDFKPTISRAGGTS, encoded by the coding sequence TTGACAAATTTAAAATATGCGATTATTGGATGCGGAAGAATTTCACCCAATCATATAGCAGCAGCAGTGGATAATCAGCTAGACATCGTCGCGCTATGTGATCTGGAAGAACAGAAAATGGATGACATAATGTCGAACTTCCATTTACCAAATTCGGTTCAAAAATATGTAGATTATAAAGAAATGCTGGCATATGAAAAACTTGATTTAGTCGCCATTTGTACAGAAAGTGGAAAACACGGTCAAATCGCTCTGGATTGCCTTGATGCAGGGGTCAACTTAATCATTGAAAAACCAATCGCCCTCTCTTTAGAAGAAGCTGATCAGATCATCGAACTTGCAAGGGCGAATAATCTAAAGGTGAGTGCATGTCATCAAAATCGATTTAATAAGTCCGTACAGAAAATGCGTGAGGCAGTAGTGGATGGACGCTTCGGAAAGCTTCTGCATGGAACTGCACACATTCGCTGGAACCGTGGTGAAGGTTATTACAAGCAAGCCTCATGGCGTGGTACTTGGGAGCAAGATGGCGGCGCGCTAATGAATCAATGTATCCATAATATTGATCTCTTAAGATGGATGATGGGTGATGAAATCGTCGAAGTAATTGGCATGACCGATAATTTACTCCATGACTATATCGAGGGAGAAGATTTAGGTATGGCCTTGATCAGGTTTGCAAATGGCAGCTATGGCATCATTGAAGGGACAACCAATATTTATCCTCAAAATTTAGAAGAAGCTCTCTATATTTTTGGGGAGCAGGGTACAGCAAAACTCGGTGGAAAGTCAGTGAACCTAATTGAAGAATGGTTGTTTGCAGATCACTTGGACGCTTCAGAAGAAGTCAAAACAGCTTACTCAGAAGACCCGCCTACAGTTTATGGGTTCGGGCATACACCGCTTTATACAGATGTTGTCCATGCAATTGAATATGACCTAGAGCCCTATGTGACAGCTGAAGATGGGAGGAGAGCATTGGAGTTAGTCCTTGCCATTTATAAATCCTCATCTGAAAAAAGAAGTGTCCAACTCCCATTAGACAGTGTGTGTACAATCGATTTCAAACCAACGATTAGTCGGGCTGGAGGAACTTCATGA
- a CDS encoding GNAT family N-acetyltransferase has protein sequence MTDREKYRQFSETEKTIPLFSKGWWMDAVCQENWDAILIEENGQVVASLPYYLAISEERKEIQKAILTQTNGIWMAYPTNQKYEKKLAYETKLMNLVIDEIEQLELAKYQQYFHYSITNWLPFYWRGYSQTTRYTYVIQNTKNLEGVYQNFSSNIRKCIRKAMKLVEIKEDIEIEEFYHLNKLTFERQDLEIPYSYDVVKRLDEECKKRNACKTYYCVDEHDQIHSAIYFVWDEDSVYYLMSGSNPDFRHTQSLTLLLYEGIKLANKLNKQFNFEGSMKKKIEHHFRQFGAEQMPYHNIYKTY, from the coding sequence ATGACGGACCGAGAAAAATACCGCCAATTTAGTGAAACAGAAAAAACCATTCCGTTATTTTCAAAAGGCTGGTGGATGGACGCGGTTTGCCAAGAAAATTGGGATGCCATCTTAATCGAAGAAAATGGTCAAGTGGTTGCATCTTTACCATACTATCTCGCTATATCAGAGGAAAGAAAAGAAATACAAAAGGCGATTTTAACCCAGACAAACGGAATCTGGATGGCTTATCCGACAAACCAAAAATATGAAAAAAAACTCGCATATGAAACGAAGCTAATGAATCTCGTCATAGATGAAATCGAACAACTTGAATTAGCTAAATACCAGCAATATTTCCATTACTCCATCACTAACTGGCTTCCTTTTTACTGGCGCGGCTACTCCCAAACGACAAGATATACGTATGTCATCCAAAACACCAAGAATTTAGAAGGGGTCTATCAAAATTTCAGTTCAAACATCCGGAAATGCATTCGTAAAGCTATGAAACTAGTAGAAATAAAAGAGGACATCGAAATAGAGGAATTCTACCACTTAAATAAATTGACTTTCGAACGGCAAGATTTGGAGATTCCTTATTCCTACGACGTTGTGAAAAGATTGGATGAGGAATGCAAGAAAAGAAATGCATGTAAAACCTACTATTGTGTGGATGAGCATGATCAGATCCATTCAGCAATCTATTTTGTGTGGGATGAGGACTCGGTTTATTACTTAATGTCAGGGTCTAATCCAGATTTTCGGCACACCCAATCCCTGACGCTGTTATTATATGAAGGCATTAAATTAGCCAATAAGCTGAATAAACAGTTTAACTTTGAAGGCAGCATGAAAAAAAAGATCGAACATCACTTCCGACAATTCGGCGCAGAGCAGATGCCCTATCATAATATTTATAAAACGTATTAA
- a CDS encoding DegT/DnrJ/EryC1/StrS aminotransferase family protein, whose translation MQFRDLQAQYKLYKTKIDHAIQNVLADAHFIEGKEVKELEEQLAVYVGVKHCITCANGTDALQLALMAWGIQEGDAVFVPDFTYFATSEVVSLCGATPIFVDVCPDTFNMDPVKLELAIRQTIDEGKLKPKVIIPVDLFGLPADYVQIEEIARTYSLYVLEDGAQGFGGMVNKKRACSFGDVATTSFFPAKPLGCYGDGGAIFTDDDQVAELIKSLKNHGKGTDKYDNIRIGLNSRLDTIQAAVLKIKLEAFIQHELEDVSRIYEYYTNKLRVYVEVPIIPDGYTSSFAQYTIKLENQKQRDGLQEYLKQNHIPSMIYYAKPMHQQAAYADFHLEDQDFTVSSELSKRVLSLPMHPYLTENEMEQVSNTIIQYLEKSKLLQ comes from the coding sequence ATGCAATTTAGAGATTTGCAGGCTCAATATAAACTGTACAAAACAAAAATAGATCACGCGATTCAAAACGTCTTGGCGGATGCACATTTTATAGAAGGAAAAGAAGTGAAAGAACTTGAAGAACAACTGGCTGTCTATGTTGGAGTAAAGCATTGCATCACTTGTGCAAATGGAACAGATGCTTTGCAGCTTGCCTTAATGGCATGGGGGATTCAAGAGGGGGACGCTGTTTTTGTACCAGATTTTACTTACTTTGCAACAAGTGAAGTTGTTTCCCTATGTGGGGCTACTCCAATATTTGTAGACGTATGTCCCGATACATTTAACATGGACCCCGTTAAACTCGAACTAGCTATTCGTCAAACAATCGATGAAGGAAAGCTCAAGCCAAAGGTAATTATCCCGGTCGACTTATTTGGGTTACCTGCTGACTACGTGCAGATTGAAGAAATCGCCAGAACCTATTCCTTGTACGTTTTAGAAGACGGAGCCCAAGGATTTGGTGGAATGGTAAACAAAAAAAGAGCATGTAGTTTTGGAGATGTGGCCACGACTTCCTTTTTCCCTGCGAAACCATTAGGCTGCTACGGAGATGGTGGGGCAATCTTTACCGATGATGATCAAGTTGCCGAACTCATCAAGTCATTGAAAAATCACGGAAAAGGCACGGACAAGTACGACAATATTCGTATTGGACTAAATTCTAGACTGGATACGATTCAGGCTGCAGTACTAAAAATAAAGCTGGAGGCATTTATTCAACATGAACTTGAGGATGTCAGCCGAATTTATGAGTACTATACGAATAAACTTCGTGTTTATGTTGAAGTGCCGATCATTCCGGATGGCTATACTTCTAGTTTTGCTCAATATACCATTAAATTAGAGAATCAGAAGCAAAGAGATGGCTTACAGGAATACCTAAAACAAAATCATATTCCGAGCATGATTTACTATGCCAAACCAATGCATCAACAAGCTGCGTATGCGGATTTCCATTTAGAGGATCAGGATTTCACGGTTTCGAGTGAGCTTAGTAAACGTGTGCTTTCACTGCCCATGCATCCATATCTGACAGAGAATGAAATGGAGCAAGTCTCAAACACAATTATTCAGTATCTTGAAAAGAGTAAATTACTTCAATAG
- a CDS encoding glycosyltransferase family 4 protein: MHQRYDIRIFEKECKSLVKSGFDVSLIVNDDLPDEEVDKIKIYSTNFQPKNRLNRMLNSNKKIFEKALEVNADIYHFHDPELLPLGNKLKKLGKSVIFDSHENYTIQINGKDYIPAILRKIISKLYFYYETYSIRKYDAVIFPCTYNSQDPFENRAVRTVFIDNFPMLEELYHIFDESTHKEKDAICYVGTLTEDRGITNIMEAAHKAEVKLVLGGIFTSESYEQEVNNRSEFSCVDYRGYLNRKEVLEIYRKCQIGLSTLLNVGQYNKGDHFPTKVYEYMAMGLPVILTDSKHVREVLKTYEIGIPVNPDDPKEISEAILYLLKNPELAKKMGKDGRLAIKEKFNWGIEEQKLISLYESL, translated from the coding sequence GTGCATCAAAGATATGATATAAGAATCTTTGAAAAGGAATGTAAATCACTCGTTAAAAGTGGGTTTGATGTATCGTTGATCGTGAATGATGATTTGCCTGACGAAGAAGTGGACAAGATTAAAATCTATTCAACCAATTTTCAACCAAAGAACAGATTGAATCGAATGCTCAACTCAAACAAAAAAATATTCGAGAAAGCGCTGGAAGTGAATGCCGATATCTATCACTTTCATGATCCGGAGCTACTGCCATTAGGAAATAAACTTAAAAAGTTAGGGAAAAGCGTCATTTTTGATTCACACGAAAATTACACAATTCAAATAAATGGAAAAGACTATATTCCAGCAATTCTTAGAAAAATTATTTCAAAGCTCTATTTCTATTACGAAACCTATTCCATAAGGAAGTACGATGCCGTTATTTTTCCCTGCACCTACAACTCCCAAGATCCTTTTGAAAATCGTGCTGTTCGAACAGTATTTATCGATAATTTTCCAATGCTGGAAGAACTCTATCATATCTTTGACGAATCCACACATAAGGAAAAGGATGCGATTTGCTATGTGGGTACCTTAACTGAAGACCGGGGTATTACCAATATCATGGAAGCAGCCCACAAAGCAGAAGTCAAATTGGTATTAGGCGGTATTTTTACTTCGGAAAGTTATGAGCAGGAAGTAAATAATCGATCAGAGTTTTCCTGTGTCGATTATCGGGGTTATTTAAATCGGAAAGAGGTACTCGAGATTTACCGCAAGTGTCAAATTGGTTTGTCCACGCTATTAAATGTAGGTCAGTATAATAAAGGGGATCACTTTCCAACAAAGGTCTATGAATATATGGCCATGGGCTTGCCAGTCATCCTGACAGATTCCAAGCATGTCAGAGAAGTGTTAAAGACGTACGAAATTGGTATTCCCGTCAATCCCGATGACCCTAAGGAAATTTCAGAAGCGATTTTGTACTTACTGAAGAACCCGGAACTCGCTAAAAAAATGGGGAAAGATGGCCGCTTAGCCATTAAGGAGAAATTTAACTGGGGCATCGAAGAGCAGAAATTAATTTCTTTATATGAAAGCTTGTAA
- a CDS encoding O-antigen ligase has protein sequence MDFPNDEVAQSKEDLEDKKISMVILSSTVILTVQFFLLISFDLMDSSLGSMVQTLSKGLVGILLLYTFPIILKRSLGLFIVVYYIAILIFSLHYLLFPQNQEYMSDLIFPFFFMCLPIFIYSRSLENWGIFKQTMTKASVIIFVLGLILGIQIVSGAASVGDYSMTLSYYLLLPSIIFVDKLLDQFSISSLVVSVLSIVIILSIGSRGAIMCIGVFVLLKLIKPNAEIPLTKSRVFLYIVLLVSTSLILLNFKSILLSIDNLLGEYGIHSRSIRLFLAPEVSLSGREGIYEKVLAAIGEHPILGIGLAGDRQITNGVYAHNLLLEVLINFGVVLGSLLIVFLLVIMLKTLFVRDLKVYNMLIMWISIGLVSLFVSGSYLTELNFWIFLGLILSYYKQKSYRKTRQ, from the coding sequence ATGGATTTCCCAAATGATGAAGTTGCGCAGAGTAAAGAAGATCTAGAAGATAAAAAAATTAGCATGGTGATCCTGTCCTCCACTGTTATACTTACGGTTCAATTTTTCCTATTAATCTCATTTGATCTCATGGATTCCTCGCTGGGGTCAATGGTACAAACCCTTTCAAAGGGACTGGTAGGCATACTTTTACTGTATACGTTTCCGATTATCCTAAAAAGAAGTTTGGGGCTTTTTATCGTCGTATACTATATTGCTATTTTGATATTTTCACTTCATTACTTATTGTTTCCACAAAATCAGGAGTACATGTCAGATTTGATTTTTCCATTTTTCTTCATGTGCCTACCGATTTTTATTTACTCGCGGAGCTTAGAAAATTGGGGGATTTTTAAGCAAACAATGACCAAGGCAAGTGTAATCATCTTCGTGCTGGGGCTTATTCTTGGAATTCAAATTGTTTCAGGAGCAGCATCGGTAGGTGATTACAGCATGACGTTAAGCTATTATTTGTTGTTGCCGTCCATTATTTTTGTCGATAAACTACTAGATCAATTTTCGATAAGCTCTCTCGTTGTTTCGGTCCTTTCGATTGTTATTATTTTATCGATAGGCTCGAGAGGAGCTATCATGTGCATTGGTGTATTTGTTTTGTTGAAGCTGATTAAGCCAAATGCTGAAATTCCTTTAACTAAATCGAGAGTATTTCTCTATATTGTTTTATTGGTCTCTACTAGTTTGATCTTGCTTAATTTTAAAAGTATCTTACTTTCTATAGATAATTTACTCGGAGAATACGGGATTCATAGTCGGAGTATCAGGCTGTTCCTTGCGCCGGAAGTGAGTTTGAGTGGGCGAGAGGGGATTTACGAGAAGGTGCTGGCTGCCATCGGAGAACATCCTATCCTAGGAATCGGACTCGCTGGCGATCGCCAAATTACGAATGGGGTTTATGCCCATAACCTTCTACTAGAGGTACTTATAAATTTTGGAGTTGTACTTGGATCGCTCCTCATTGTTTTTTTACTCGTTATCATGCTAAAAACGTTATTCGTCAGGGACCTGAAAGTATACAATATGTTGATAATGTGGATTAGCATAGGTCTAGTGAGTTTGTTTGTCAGTGGGTCTTATTTAACGGAACTCAATTTTTGGATTTTTCTTGGGTTGATATTGAGCTATTACAAACAAAAGAGTTATCGAAAAACTAGACAATGA
- a CDS encoding lipopolysaccharide biosynthesis protein: protein MSKKKFLLDSLLNIISMAIPIMVLQLFTLPSIGRDLGSEQYGIVVTFISLFTVVSFPFGNVLNNVRLLLDHEYTKKKYSGDFNILLVSSLVISTIMLIIGTIYYDGHFSMGSILFIVIIGALNLAREYLSVSFRLQLNYRLILMNNVMLSIGYFLGTILFQYMEIWQFVFVAGYGLSLIHIVIHTNLYMEPLKFTALFKSTTYKSIILLCSSLLRNVLSYADKLLLFPLLGPTAVTIYYTATIVSKIMLMAITPINGVILSYIARMEKINLRTFISIIVMTGFIGMIGYMITIFVSPFVLNTFYTSWAAESLKYIYITTAIGIVEMIISVINPFILKFNDINWQILINGSNIVVYTISTFLLFREYGLMGFCIGIFISSTYQLLFMIGIFIVSNRRKNLAN, encoded by the coding sequence ATGAGTAAAAAAAAGTTTTTGCTCGATTCCTTACTAAATATTATTAGTATGGCCATTCCAATCATGGTACTTCAATTGTTTACCCTTCCGTCGATAGGAAGGGATTTAGGAAGCGAACAATATGGCATTGTCGTCACTTTCATCAGTCTATTTACGGTAGTTAGTTTTCCTTTCGGGAATGTGTTGAACAATGTTCGGCTGCTTTTGGATCACGAATACACAAAGAAAAAGTATTCAGGTGATTTTAATATCCTATTAGTGAGCAGTTTAGTCATAAGTACCATCATGCTTATAATAGGAACCATTTATTATGATGGGCATTTTTCAATGGGAAGTATCTTGTTCATCGTCATTATCGGTGCATTGAATCTAGCAAGAGAATACTTGTCAGTCAGTTTTCGATTGCAGTTAAATTACAGATTGATCTTGATGAATAATGTCATGTTAAGTATTGGCTACTTCCTTGGTACAATTCTTTTTCAGTATATGGAAATATGGCAATTCGTATTTGTTGCCGGATATGGGTTGAGTCTAATTCATATCGTTATACATACGAACTTATATATGGAACCACTTAAATTTACAGCACTTTTCAAATCCACTACCTATAAAAGTATCATACTACTTTGTTCCTCCTTATTAAGAAATGTTCTATCTTATGCAGACAAACTTCTCCTATTTCCTTTACTTGGTCCAACGGCAGTAACGATTTATTATACGGCAACAATTGTTAGCAAAATTATGTTAATGGCCATTACACCCATCAATGGGGTGATATTGAGTTACATAGCCAGAATGGAAAAAATCAATCTCAGAACATTTATTTCTATTATCGTCATGACAGGGTTCATCGGAATGATCGGCTATATGATCACCATATTCGTAAGCCCATTTGTTTTAAATACTTTCTATACGAGTTGGGCAGCAGAATCATTGAAATATATTTATATAACTACAGCTATTGGCATCGTCGAGATGATTATTTCGGTCATCAATCCTTTTATCCTGAAATTTAACGATATCAATTGGCAGATTCTGATCAATGGATCCAATATTGTCGTTTATACGATTAGTACATTTCTCTTGTTTAGGGAATATGGCTTAATGGGGTTCTGTATAGGGATTTTCATCTCAAGCACTTATCAATTACTGTTTATGATCGGCATCTTCATTGTTAGTAATAGACGAAAAAATCTGGCTAACTAA
- a CDS encoding YveK family protein, whose translation MNGTLDFKRILKILTRRLFLIISFLFISVAMAIVVSFYVLKPIYQAETQILVNQKNTGEEAYSWSVLETDLQLIDTYNVIIKSPVIVNKVIEKLDLKMTPDQLSGQIYVSNEENSKVLTISVEDLDSTQAAEIANTVANVFKEEIPNLMNVDNITILAVAGENASPVKPNKPLNIAISGVIGLLLGIGLAFLLEFFDNTVKSENDIDEILALPIMGIVSSISDKEYDRSLPSRLTRGN comes from the coding sequence ATGAATGGAACGCTTGATTTCAAAAGAATACTAAAAATATTAACCAGGCGTTTATTTCTTATAATTTCCTTCCTATTCATTTCAGTAGCGATGGCAATTGTTGTAAGTTTTTATGTACTGAAGCCGATTTATCAAGCAGAAACACAAATATTAGTGAACCAAAAGAATACCGGTGAAGAAGCCTACTCCTGGTCAGTGTTAGAAACGGATTTGCAATTGATAGATACGTATAATGTCATTATTAAAAGTCCCGTCATTGTAAATAAGGTGATTGAAAAGCTGGATTTAAAAATGACACCAGACCAGTTATCTGGACAAATTTACGTCTCGAATGAAGAGAATTCAAAGGTTCTCACGATTAGCGTGGAAGACTTAGATTCTACTCAGGCAGCCGAAATCGCGAATACTGTTGCCAATGTGTTTAAAGAAGAAATTCCCAATCTCATGAATGTTGATAATATCACGATATTAGCGGTTGCTGGTGAAAATGCTAGCCCTGTAAAACCAAATAAACCGTTGAACATAGCAATCTCGGGAGTCATTGGTTTATTGCTGGGAATTGGATTGGCCTTTCTACTAGAATTTTTCGATAACACAGTGAAAAGCGAGAATGATATAGATGAAATTTTGGCACTACCAATTATGGGAATCGTAAGTTCAATCTCAGACAAAGAGTATGACCGATCCTTACCATCTCGATTGACGAGGGGGAATTAG
- a CDS encoding CpsD/CapB family tyrosine-protein kinase, with protein MPLRKKEKSNKTKIGRKLIANANPKSIISEQFRTIRTNIEFSMPEQDIKTILVTSSIPGEGKTTNAANLGIVFAQEGKKVLIIDADMRRPTLHHTFEIMNIVGLSNLLARRSNLQNAVQLTTIKNLHVLPSGPIPPNPSELLSSRNLDDFINEVKNEYEIVIFDAPPLLSVTDAQIVANKCDGTLLVVNTGTVEKSEVVKAKANLEAVHAKILGVVLNNYKLGKKKGYYYY; from the coding sequence ATGCCTTTAAGAAAAAAAGAGAAGTCCAACAAAACGAAAATAGGAAGAAAATTGATTGCCAATGCAAATCCGAAGTCCATTATTTCTGAACAGTTTCGAACGATTCGAACAAACATAGAATTTTCAATGCCTGAACAGGATATAAAAACGATTTTGGTTACTTCATCCATTCCTGGGGAAGGCAAAACAACGAATGCGGCTAATTTGGGCATTGTTTTTGCTCAAGAAGGCAAAAAAGTATTGATAATCGATGCTGATATGAGAAGACCAACATTACACCATACCTTTGAAATTATGAATATAGTCGGCTTATCCAATCTATTAGCTAGACGAAGCAATTTACAAAATGCGGTTCAACTTACGACGATCAAGAACCTACATGTACTCCCAAGCGGCCCGATTCCGCCAAATCCTTCTGAATTGCTTTCTTCAAGGAATTTGGACGACTTTATCAATGAAGTCAAAAATGAATATGAAATCGTCATCTTTGATGCTCCTCCATTATTGTCCGTCACGGATGCTCAGATTGTAGCAAATAAATGTGATGGCACTTTGCTGGTGGTGAATACAGGCACAGTTGAAAAGAGTGAAGTAGTGAAAGCGAAAGCAAATCTTGAAGCAGTGCATGCCAAAATTTTAGGGGTCGTATTGAATAACTATAAACTGGGGAAGAAAAAAGGCTACTATTATTATTAA
- a CDS encoding TIGR00282 family metallophosphoesterase — MKVIFIGDIVGSIGREAVEKYLPRLKRKYAADVVIANGENAAAGRGITQKIYQQLLQVGVDVITMGNHTWDNKDIFEFIDDADYLIRPANFSEEAPGKGMVQISKNGVTLSVINLHGRVFLPPHEDPFAVADQLVAEARKTSPLVFVDFHAEVTSEKIALGWHLDGRVSAVVGTHTHVQTADSRIYPGGTAYITDVGMTGPYDEILGMKKESVIYKFQTNMPSRFEVPKEGREVLSGFFVEIDDKTGKALHCERIYINADYPFQG, encoded by the coding sequence ATGAAAGTTATTTTTATTGGGGACATTGTCGGGTCGATTGGCCGTGAAGCGGTTGAAAAATATCTGCCTCGTTTAAAAAGAAAATATGCGGCAGATGTCGTGATTGCCAATGGTGAAAATGCGGCAGCGGGTCGCGGGATTACACAAAAGATTTACCAGCAACTGTTGCAAGTTGGTGTGGATGTCATCACGATGGGGAACCACACTTGGGATAATAAAGACATTTTCGAATTTATCGATGATGCAGATTATTTGATACGCCCTGCGAACTTTTCGGAGGAGGCACCTGGTAAAGGGATGGTGCAAATCTCGAAGAATGGTGTGACATTGTCGGTGATTAATTTACATGGTCGTGTCTTCTTGCCGCCTCACGAGGATCCATTTGCAGTTGCAGATCAGCTGGTTGCTGAAGCGCGCAAAACATCGCCATTAGTATTTGTCGACTTCCACGCAGAAGTAACAAGTGAAAAGATTGCGCTCGGCTGGCACCTAGATGGTCGTGTATCAGCAGTCGTTGGGACACATACACATGTCCAAACTGCCGATAGTCGAATCTATCCAGGTGGGACTGCCTATATAACGGATGTTGGAATGACAGGTCCGTACGATGAAATTTTAGGTATGAAAAAAGAAAGTGTCATCTACAAATTCCAAACAAATATGCCATCCCGTTTCGAAGTCCCAAAAGAAGGACGCGAAGTATTAAGCGGCTTCTTTGTTGAAATCGATGACAAAACAGGAAAAGCGTTGCACTGCGAACGCATTTACATCAATGCCGATTACCCGTTTCAAGGGTAA
- a CDS encoding stage V sporulation protein S — MDSLKVSSRSNPNSVAGALVAVIREQGYAEMQAVGAGALNQAVKAVAIARGFVAPSGTDLICAPAFADITIAGEDRTALKLVVEKRNR, encoded by the coding sequence GTGGATTCATTAAAAGTATCGTCTCGCTCTAATCCAAATTCTGTTGCAGGTGCGCTTGTTGCTGTTATTCGTGAGCAAGGGTATGCAGAAATGCAAGCTGTAGGTGCAGGTGCATTAAATCAAGCAGTAAAGGCAGTTGCGATTGCACGTGGTTTCGTCGCTCCAAGTGGCACGGACCTAATTTGTGCACCCGCGTTCGCAGATATTACTATCGCTGGTGAGGATCGTACGGCATTAAAGTTAGTCGTTGAAAAAAGAAATCGATAA